The following proteins come from a genomic window of Legionella cherrii:
- a CDS encoding GGDEF domain-containing protein, which translates to MKSMDDDLKNKIVRTIKFYEENCENMQKEIKHLRKGISELSRLQMGFSSDWDDKVCFFNEVINDDVDAIVITQKLNSVVSALNNLLERNSENILDDSDLIFFSKKINEHLRELLHCLKIPPELTNRLVSIEKTLENNLNVGMLIQVIEEIKNFVIELFGKEQYQLKFLLESITNQLFQVNNYLKTTFEHNKISKEERSKLELGIQTTLDNIQLNISNTTSIEELTDYLNKNLNCIRSQIQSYKETEDLRLQSYENQIHELQKKMINFEEKNTQMKKTILDQSIQINTDSLTKIANRNFYNISIQKAYSRWQTTGVNIVLALADIDHFKNINDKYGHLTGDKVLMKIASIFQDSIRPVDFLARYGGEEFVVIFEGLSLEQSKEKLENLRLEIENFHFLFRGNRVPVTVSFGLTNIIQGDDTDSLFTRADEALYRAKKNGRNQIVAWGV; encoded by the coding sequence ATGAAGTCGATGGATGATGATTTAAAAAATAAAATTGTTAGAACAATCAAATTCTATGAAGAAAACTGCGAGAATATGCAAAAAGAGATTAAGCACCTTCGCAAGGGTATATCTGAATTATCTCGATTACAAATGGGATTTAGTAGTGATTGGGACGATAAGGTATGTTTTTTTAACGAAGTAATCAATGATGATGTTGATGCAATAGTAATAACGCAAAAATTAAATTCAGTTGTTTCAGCACTTAATAATTTATTAGAAAGGAATTCTGAAAATATACTTGATGACTCTGATTTGATTTTTTTCTCTAAAAAGATTAATGAGCATTTACGTGAACTTCTCCACTGTCTTAAAATTCCCCCTGAGTTAACTAATCGATTAGTATCTATAGAGAAAACATTAGAGAATAATTTGAATGTTGGCATGTTAATTCAGGTAATCGAGGAAATAAAAAATTTCGTTATCGAATTATTTGGTAAAGAGCAATATCAGCTTAAATTTCTTCTTGAGAGCATTACGAATCAACTTTTTCAGGTAAACAATTATTTAAAAACAACATTTGAACATAATAAGATTTCCAAAGAGGAACGAAGTAAACTGGAATTGGGAATTCAGACTACACTGGATAATATTCAATTAAACATATCGAATACAACCTCAATTGAGGAGTTAACTGATTACTTAAATAAAAATTTGAATTGCATCAGAAGCCAAATTCAATCATATAAAGAAACGGAAGATTTACGTTTGCAATCCTATGAAAATCAAATTCATGAATTACAAAAAAAGATGATAAATTTCGAAGAAAAAAATACCCAAATGAAAAAAACTATTTTAGACCAAAGCATTCAAATCAATACAGATTCACTTACTAAAATTGCAAACCGAAATTTTTATAATATTTCTATCCAAAAAGCGTATTCTCGCTGGCAAACCACTGGAGTAAATATTGTTTTGGCACTAGCGGATATTGATCATTTTAAAAATATTAATGATAAATATGGCCATCTCACAGGTGATAAAGTTTTGATGAAAATCGCTTCTATATTCCAGGACTCAATACGCCCTGTCGATTTTCTTGCGCGTTATGGCGGTGAAGAATTTGTTGTTATTTTTGAAGGGTTATCTTTAGAGCAATCTAAAGAAAAACTTGAAAATTTGCGCCTCGAAATCGAAAACTTCCATTTTCTTTTTCGAGGCAATAGAGTCCCTGTCACGGTTTCTTTTGGCCTAACTAACATTATTCAGGGTGATGATACAGATTCCTTATTTACGCGTGCTGATGAAGCATTATATAGGGCTAAAAAAAATGGCCGAAATCAAATTGTTGCTTGGGGTGTTTGA
- a CDS encoding LexA family protein: protein MTEMTLSHNLQQLMRIHGNISVSELARLTGIPQPTIHHILTGSTRNPRKKALEELSRFFSVSINELIGQEPLPAVIPDAVKENLQISTIPVIEWESLKKWPSETVKIQDTQEILIDKKIDKNSFALVMPDASMEPLFQQNSLLIFDSGKTPKDRDFVIVFLAKDGLVAFNRLFIENNTFYLRQGLEDGSIKLTKLDKPNDQILGTLIEARIQY, encoded by the coding sequence ATGACTGAGATGACATTAAGCCATAACTTACAACAACTCATGAGAATACATGGTAATATTTCTGTGAGTGAGCTAGCTCGGTTAACTGGTATACCGCAACCAACAATTCATCACATTCTCACTGGTTCAACCAGAAATCCGCGAAAAAAGGCATTAGAAGAACTATCTCGTTTTTTTTCTGTTTCCATCAATGAATTAATAGGCCAAGAACCTCTACCCGCTGTTATTCCTGATGCAGTTAAGGAAAATTTACAGATCAGTACCATACCTGTTATAGAATGGGAGTCATTAAAAAAGTGGCCTTCAGAAACAGTCAAAATCCAAGATACGCAAGAAATATTAATTGATAAGAAAATTGACAAGAATTCTTTCGCATTAGTTATGCCTGATGCATCAATGGAACCTCTTTTTCAACAAAATAGTCTTTTAATCTTTGATTCAGGTAAAACGCCTAAAGATAGGGATTTCGTAATAGTGTTCTTAGCAAAAGATGGACTAGTCGCATTTAATAGATTATTTATCGAAAATAATACCTTTTATCTGCGACAGGGTTTAGAAGATGGAAGCATTAAACTAACAAAATTAGACAAACCTAATGATCAGATTCTCGGTACTCTTATTGAAGCGCGGATTCAGTATTAA
- the motA gene encoding flagellar motor stator protein MotA: MLIVIGYIFILLCVFGGFALAGGHLAAIFQPVELLIIAGAALGSLIVGNSINTLKAILSSLPKLFSNDKSSKKVHTELLGLLFNLLNKARQEGLMSLEKDIDQPEASPVFNNYPSIAKNHHLIEFICDYFRLIITSNLPPSQLETLMDMEIESHHEEQLIPAHALTKLADGMPAFGIVAAVLGVVHTMESISLPPSELGVLIAHALVGTFLGILLGYGFIGPLANVIENQANQTQLMLQCIKATILASVNNNPPIVAVEFGRKVLFSQQRPTFSQLNDEIENNKASANAPSTNAEPSVG; encoded by the coding sequence ATGTTAATTGTGATTGGTTATATTTTTATATTACTTTGTGTTTTTGGTGGATTTGCCCTAGCAGGAGGACATCTTGCAGCCATATTTCAGCCCGTTGAGTTACTTATTATTGCGGGGGCAGCGCTTGGCTCATTAATTGTTGGCAATAGTATCAATACATTAAAAGCAATATTAAGTAGCTTGCCAAAACTTTTTAGCAATGATAAGTCCTCTAAAAAAGTACACACAGAATTATTGGGTTTGTTATTCAACCTTCTAAATAAAGCGCGTCAAGAAGGGTTAATGTCTCTAGAAAAAGACATTGACCAGCCAGAAGCCAGCCCAGTCTTCAATAATTATCCATCAATAGCTAAAAACCATCATTTAATTGAATTTATTTGTGATTATTTTCGTCTGATTATTACCTCTAACCTACCACCTTCTCAACTTGAGACACTAATGGATATGGAAATTGAGTCGCATCATGAGGAGCAATTGATTCCTGCACACGCCTTAACTAAACTAGCCGATGGAATGCCTGCTTTCGGTATCGTAGCTGCGGTCCTTGGAGTAGTCCATACTATGGAGTCAATTAGCCTTCCACCATCAGAATTAGGGGTATTAATCGCTCATGCGCTTGTAGGAACTTTTCTAGGCATCTTATTGGGGTATGGATTTATTGGACCGCTAGCTAATGTGATAGAGAATCAAGCAAATCAAACACAATTAATGCTTCAGTGTATTAAGGCAACTATTCTGGCAAGCGTTAACAATAATCCACCAATAGTCGCTGTGGAATTTGGTAGAAAAGTTCTGTTTTCTCAGCAAAGACCTACATTCAGTCAGCTAAATGATGAGATAGAAAACAATAAGGCTTCAGCCAATGCCCCGTCTACGAACGCAGAACCATCAGTAGGTTAA
- a CDS encoding ISAs1 family transposase has protein sequence MTSSLATPEKLLFASRKHWGVENSLHWTLDVTFREDESRIRKDAAPENFAIFRHIALNIIRKNTSIDASVKRKRQMAALDDDVRTALIRGMLKI, from the coding sequence ATCACGTCCAGCCTTGCAACGCCAGAAAAACTCTTATTCGCTTCACGTAAACATTGGGGCGTAGAAAACTCTCTCCACTGGACACTTGATGTGACCTTCAGAGAAGATGAGTCAAGAATCAGAAAAGATGCTGCGCCTGAAAATTTTGCTATCTTTAGGCATATTGCGCTTAACATTATTCGTAAAAACACATCTATCGATGCCAGTGTTAAACGTAAGCGACAAATGGCTGCCCTTGATGATGATGTACGAACAGCTCTAATCAGAGGGATGCTCAAAATTTAG
- a CDS encoding site-specific integrase, translated as MGGKRQQSNEFPVARGISVRELDSSKCIRIDFTYRGVRCRETLKIEPTKANIKYAERLRGEILNGISLGTFNYQDYFPNSHRSKMFGYSVVKSTVGELLKEYMEIAEKTLEPSTFNGYRKSCEAHLYPAFGNIPIKDLSSMIIRNYVTKLELTLKTIRNILTPLRNTLDQALNDGMITSNPLDRLVLSKLVDKKTRSSNWEVDPFNQEEIKAILSEAKDQARNLFQFAFYSGLRTSELIALEWGDIDWLNGIVRVSRAVVLKKEKGTKTKSGQRDVLLLPPALEALQNQKKFTFLEGARVFYNPRTNTAWETDGQIRKTCWTHILKKAGVRYRNPYQTRHTYASMMLSAGENSLWVAKQMGHKDTEMIIKNYGRWIPDTSTIAGYTTVNDWVSPLFGVTK; from the coding sequence ATGGGTGGAAAACGGCAACAAAGCAACGAATTTCCGGTTGCGCGTGGGATAAGTGTTCGAGAGTTAGATTCCAGTAAATGTATTAGAATTGATTTTACGTATCGTGGTGTTAGATGTCGTGAAACTTTAAAAATTGAACCAACCAAAGCAAATATTAAATACGCCGAAAGGTTGAGAGGTGAAATTCTAAACGGCATTAGTCTGGGTACATTTAATTATCAGGATTATTTCCCAAATTCACATAGGTCAAAAATGTTTGGCTATTCAGTAGTGAAATCTACTGTGGGTGAGTTGCTCAAAGAATATATGGAAATTGCTGAAAAAACACTTGAGCCCAGTACTTTTAATGGCTATAGAAAATCATGTGAAGCACATTTATACCCAGCATTTGGCAATATTCCTATAAAAGATCTGTCATCCATGATTATTCGTAATTATGTGACAAAGCTCGAATTGACGCTAAAAACCATACGAAATATTCTAACCCCATTAAGAAATACTTTAGATCAAGCATTAAATGATGGAATGATTACATCAAATCCTTTAGATCGATTGGTTTTATCTAAGTTAGTTGATAAAAAAACTCGCAGCAGTAATTGGGAGGTAGATCCCTTTAATCAGGAAGAAATTAAAGCCATTCTTTCGGAGGCTAAAGATCAAGCAAGGAATTTATTCCAATTTGCTTTTTATAGCGGTTTACGTACTTCTGAGCTTATTGCTTTAGAATGGGGCGATATTGATTGGTTAAATGGGATTGTAAGAGTATCAAGGGCCGTGGTTCTTAAAAAAGAAAAAGGCACCAAAACAAAATCAGGTCAACGCGATGTGCTTTTACTTCCTCCAGCACTAGAAGCACTGCAAAATCAAAAAAAATTTACTTTCCTTGAGGGGGCACGTGTTTTTTATAATCCTCGGACTAACACGGCTTGGGAAACAGACGGTCAAATTCGAAAAACCTGCTGGACTCATATTTTAAAAAAGGCAGGAGTTCGCTACCGCAACCCATATCAGACTCGCCATACTTATGCTTCTATGATGCTTTCCGCTGGCGAAAATTCTTTATGGGTTGCGAAGCAAATGGGACATAAAGATACAGAAATGATTATTAAAAATTATGGTAGATGGATTCCTGACACATCAACCATAGCAGGATATACAACAGTAAATGACTGGGTCTCACCATTGTTTGGCGTGACAAAGTAG
- a CDS encoding queuosine precursor transporter, whose product MRKEIFDALTRKKQYKYPYLLLGLYLTFLLSTVCLASRITQIGTMLEPGGIFVFPLTFSICDIVGEVYGYAYPRLFIWIGVLAEFIFSLVVITVSHLPAPEFFTQASAYEIVFDPTLRYVGSGLVGLLIGELTNVYLLSKWKIFLKGKFFILRSLLSTALGQALLTVIVDLLNYFGKLTDHHLGWMMVCGYLWKMCCAVIMVFPAWLVVKYLKKVEQVDHYDIHTNFNPFILGLNEERSNDYKLNTESALQ is encoded by the coding sequence TTGAGAAAGGAAATTTTTGATGCGTTAACTCGCAAAAAGCAATATAAATACCCTTACTTATTGCTCGGACTATATTTAACTTTTTTGCTATCAACAGTGTGCTTGGCAAGCAGGATAACTCAAATTGGTACGATGCTTGAGCCAGGTGGTATTTTTGTATTCCCTCTCACTTTTAGTATTTGTGATATTGTTGGTGAGGTATACGGATATGCATATCCTAGATTATTTATTTGGATTGGTGTTTTAGCTGAATTTATATTTTCTTTAGTTGTAATTACCGTATCTCATCTACCTGCACCCGAATTTTTCACGCAAGCTTCAGCATATGAGATTGTGTTTGATCCCACACTTAGGTACGTAGGTTCCGGGTTAGTTGGTTTGCTTATAGGTGAGCTCACTAATGTTTACCTCCTTTCAAAATGGAAGATTTTTCTAAAGGGTAAATTTTTTATATTGAGAAGCCTTCTCTCAACAGCTCTAGGGCAAGCTCTGCTTACAGTAATTGTTGATCTGCTTAATTATTTTGGAAAGCTAACGGATCATCATCTTGGATGGATGATGGTTTGTGGTTATTTATGGAAAATGTGTTGTGCAGTCATTATGGTTTTTCCTGCTTGGTTAGTAGTGAAATATCTAAAGAAAGTTGAGCAAGTAGACCATTACGATATTCATACAAACTTTAATCCATTTATATTGGGATTGAATGAAGAACGCTCAAATGATTACAAACTTAATACTGAATCCGCGCTTCAATAA
- a CDS encoding class I SAM-dependent methyltransferase, protein MEFLDFCKAIQESVENYNKINGVSEKNLILLAELDKIIKSDEVNKSLCITQATILFEGFYRHLSTESLKKDFQIIRAKRWEHHFGTPTITFLLSFKTQIDKTTKLFDELTLEAEPPIYLPWYISKIEGFSIDHDNNVVTCPKSVLNVDAPLTRETTGIFTKTHNPFGGFTTTPCDPVSQQFIEHAALSAKTGGKVLEIGAAFGAATLEAIAKGATVFCNDIDPENLAVVRQRFMEATDAPSESLTGDSSKLILIPGELPNELIGLPEKQFDAILICRVLHFFSGAKIEESLALLSKLLAPSGKIYIVCETPFLRNWQRFIPEFNRRVENKEDWPGEITEPAKFESSGRASSLPKFVHWITKEVLDRSLLKAGFSIEHSEYINRSGQFPEDLLLPEYGKESIGAIGVI, encoded by the coding sequence ATGGAGTTTTTAGATTTTTGCAAAGCCATTCAAGAATCCGTTGAAAATTATAACAAAATCAATGGTGTCTCAGAAAAGAATCTTATTTTACTAGCTGAGTTAGATAAGATAATCAAAAGCGATGAGGTCAATAAATCTCTCTGCATAACTCAGGCAACTATTTTATTTGAAGGTTTTTATCGTCATCTAAGCACAGAATCGCTGAAAAAAGATTTTCAAATTATCAGAGCTAAGCGATGGGAGCATCATTTTGGTACTCCTACAATTACATTTCTCCTATCGTTTAAAACGCAGATTGATAAAACAACAAAGTTATTTGATGAATTAACTCTCGAAGCAGAGCCACCTATTTATCTTCCTTGGTATATCTCAAAAATTGAGGGATTTAGTATAGATCACGATAATAATGTTGTTACTTGCCCGAAAAGTGTTTTGAACGTAGATGCGCCGCTAACCAGGGAGACTACAGGTATCTTTACAAAAACACATAATCCTTTTGGAGGTTTTACAACAACACCGTGCGATCCAGTTTCTCAGCAATTCATTGAGCATGCAGCTTTATCCGCTAAAACAGGGGGTAAAGTATTGGAAATAGGCGCTGCATTTGGTGCGGCAACATTGGAAGCTATTGCAAAAGGAGCGACTGTTTTTTGCAATGATATTGATCCGGAAAATTTAGCTGTTGTTCGTCAGCGTTTTATGGAAGCAACAGATGCCCCTAGTGAGTCATTAACGGGAGATAGTAGTAAATTAATTCTTATACCGGGTGAATTGCCAAATGAATTAATTGGTCTTCCTGAGAAACAGTTTGATGCTATTTTGATTTGTCGTGTTTTACATTTTTTCTCTGGAGCCAAAATAGAGGAATCATTGGCCTTATTATCAAAACTTTTAGCTCCAAGCGGTAAGATATATATAGTTTGCGAAACACCATTTTTGAGAAATTGGCAACGTTTTATTCCTGAATTCAATAGACGAGTGGAGAATAAGGAAGATTGGCCTGGCGAAATTACTGAACCAGCAAAGTTTGAAAGCAGCGGTCGGGCGAGTTCATTACCTAAATTTGTACATTGGATTACAAAAGAAGTATTAGATCGGAGTTTGTTAAAGGCTGGTTTTTCAATTGAGCACTCAGAGTACATAAACAGAAGTGGTCAATTTCCAGAAGACTTATTGTTACCAGAGTATGGTAAAGAGAGTATTGGTGCAATTGGAGTAATTTGA